A window of Myxococcales bacterium genomic DNA:
CTGAATCTCGATGTCGGTGACCTGACCGCGCGCGCCGCCATGCGGCTGGTGGATCATGATGCGCGCGTTGGGGAGCGCAGAGCGGCTGCCCTTCTGCCCCGCCGCGAGCAGCACCGCGCCCATCGAAGCGGCCATTCCGATGCACGCCGTGGACACGGGGCAGCGCACGTACTGCATGGTGTCGAAGATCGCGAGCCCGCTGTACACCACCCCGCCAGGCGAGTTGATGTAGATCATGATCTCCTTGTCCGGGTCTTCGCTCTCGAGGAAGAGGAGCTGCGCGACCACCGCGTTCGCCACATCGTCGTCGATCGGCGTGCCGAGGAAGATGATGCGGTCCTTCAACAGGCGGCTGAAGATGTCCCAGCTGCGCTCGCCGCGGTGGGTCGTCTCGACGACATACGGCGTAAAGGCGCGGGCGCGCTCGAGCTCGGCGCCGTTGGACTCGAGGTACTGGATCGCCTGGGTGCGGTTCTCTGGACGCTTCGTCATGGGTCGGACAGGGCCTTTCGCGCGCTCGAAACGAGAAGGCCCGGGAGGAGTGTCCTGCGCGGGCCTTGGTTCAGTCGTGGGTGGTCGGGGCTTCCTACTTCGCGTCCGGCTCTTCGGCCTTCGGCTCTTCCGCCTTGGCCTCGGCTTCGGGCGCCGGGGGATCGCCGTCGACAATGTTGGACTTGCTCTCGATAAAGTCCAGGATCTTGTCCTCGAGGATCATGCCGACGAGGATGTCCTGCTTCGCCTTCTCGCGGTACTCGACGCGCAGCTTGGCGACGTTCTTCCCGGTCTCTTCGGCGAGCTCGGCGTAGCCCTTCTCCATGTCCTCCGCGGTGACCTGGAACTGGTTCTTCCGGGCGATGCCCGCCATGATGAGGCCGGCGCGCACCTTGCGCTCGGCGTCGGCGAGGACCGCGCGACCGAGCTCCTCGGCCTGGGCCTGCGTGAAGCGCTGACCGAGCCGGCGAGCCTGCGCCGCGAGCTCCTGCTGGAGCATCTGCGCCTGCTGGAGCACGAGCGACGGGGGCACCTCGCACGGGTTCAGCTCGTTCAGCTTGGCGACGATCTGCTCCGCGACCGCGGTCTCGCTGCGCTCCTTCGCGAGCTTCTCGAGGCGCGTGTGGATGTCGGCGCGGAGCTCGACCACGGTGCCGAAGTTGCCGACGTCTTTGGCGAACTCGTCGTCGACCTCGGGGAGCTGGCGCTCCTTCACGTCGGTCACTTTCACAGAGAATTTCCCGGTCTTGCCCTGGAAGTCCTTGCGGGGGTGGTTCGGCTGGAAGGCGGCGTCGACGTCGAGCGAGTCGCCGACCGACTTGCCCACGAGCGCCGCGTCGAGCTCGGGCAGCGCTTGCCCGGCGCCGAGCTCGAGCTGCACGCCCTCGCCGCCACCGTCCGTAACGGGCTTGCCGTCGAGCGAGAGCGTGAAGTCGATCGTCACGACGTCGCCTGCGGCGGCGGGGCGCGCCGGCTCGGGGGTCTTGAACGCGGCGTGGCGCACGCGGAGGCCCTCGATCTGGGCGTCAACCTCGGCGTCCGCGACCTCCACCTTGGGGCGGTAGAGCTGGAAGCCCTCGTACTTCACCTCGTCGAGCTCGGGCTGCACTTCCATGCGGGCCTTGAAGGTGAACGGCGCGTCGCCGCTCACGCGGCTCGCGTCGGTGACCTGCGGCTGGCTGATCGGCGTGACGTTCTTCTCGGAGAGCGCGACCGGGAGGTTCGCGTTCACGAGGTTGTTCGCGACGTCGTTCTCCACCTGAGCGCCGTAGAGCGTCTTCAACACCGGCCGAGGCGCCTTGCCTGGGCGGTATCCCTTGACGTGCGCCTTCTTGGAGAGGCTCGAGTACACGCGCTCGACTTCGGCTTTCACCTTGTCAGCGGGGATATCGACTTGGAGTTCGAGGAGGACCTGCGAGATTCGCGAGACGGTGACTTGCATGAGGGGACCGGCACCATACGTTTTGTCGCTTCGGCGTCAAGTGCCTCTCACCCCTCCGCTCCACTTTTTGGGCGGGCCGAGGCACGGGCCA
This region includes:
- a CDS encoding ATP-dependent Clp protease proteolytic subunit, whose protein sequence is MTKRPENRTQAIQYLESNGAELERARAFTPYVVETTHRGERSWDIFSRLLKDRIIFLGTPIDDDVANAVVAQLLFLESEDPDKEIMIYINSPGGVVYSGLAIFDTMQYVRCPVSTACIGMAASMGAVLLAAGQKGSRSALPNARIMIHQPHGGARGQVTDIEIQAREVKLLKDNY
- the tig gene encoding trigger factor, with the protein product MQVTVSRISQVLLELQVDIPADKVKAEVERVYSSLSKKAHVKGYRPGKAPRPVLKTLYGAQVENDVANNLVNANLPVALSEKNVTPISQPQVTDASRVSGDAPFTFKARMEVQPELDEVKYEGFQLYRPKVEVADAEVDAQIEGLRVRHAAFKTPEPARPAAAGDVVTIDFTLSLDGKPVTDGGGEGVQLELGAGQALPELDAALVGKSVGDSLDVDAAFQPNHPRKDFQGKTGKFSVKVTDVKERQLPEVDDEFAKDVGNFGTVVELRADIHTRLEKLAKERSETAVAEQIVAKLNELNPCEVPPSLVLQQAQMLQQELAAQARRLGQRFTQAQAEELGRAVLADAERKVRAGLIMAGIARKNQFQVTAEDMEKGYAELAEETGKNVAKLRVEYREKAKQDILVGMILEDKILDFIESKSNIVDGDPPAPEAEAKAEEPKAEEPDAK